Part of the Phragmites australis chromosome 23, lpPhrAust1.1, whole genome shotgun sequence genome is shown below.
AATAGATTTACTCGTTGATTCCTTCCTAACGCTTTTTcctaattttctttattttttcatttccctaatcccccccccccacttctCTTAAATTTTTCTgactttctatttttttttaattttcctgttcttttactattttttactaatttttttgatttttactATTTctgaattttaaaaaatctgTTTTTTAttcttcctaatttttttttctaatgggTCTGTCACGTGTGTGAAACCGCCACCATGTTATCGAAAACAGTTTATAAAACCAGCAAAAGGGTGAAAAGTGGATTTTGAATGTTTAAGATGTAAAATATGTGGTTTAAGAGTTCAAGAGTTAAAATCGAACTTTGGTGACAGTTCAAGGGTAAAAAATAGACTTATTCCACCTATTTATAACCTAATTTCtttataatatgataattttataattacAATTATCAATAAATTATTCTAATTAGTACTAATCTTAACTAATTACAATTAACTATGCTTAACATTTCACAATTCATCACTAATTACCCACAATAATACTTAATTATAGTTAATAACATTTAATTATAACTAATACATAGCTAATTATTCTTAATTCTTACTAATATTCACTGATCATCACTAAGTATTTGTAATTACAGGAGCTGACAAAGGTTGTACGAGATTGTTTGGCTAATTTTCCCATACAATATCTTGAtagaatatttttaaaatctgtATTActcttttctaaaataaattggtCTGGTTCATCCAACCAAATATAAACACAACAGCATATCCCATATCATTCCATACATATAtggaaccaaacactacctaaaatAATTGATGGTACAATACGCTGGAGGTTATGTATCAACAGGGATATCAAATCAATGTGGTATGCTTTAGAAACCGGTTATGAGATAGTGGAGTGAAAGTAATCTAAAGGCTTATTTGTTTGAGATTTTGCTTTTAGGtttttctaaaataatatgTTTTTAGTGAATctgaaaaactgtttttaaaatagattGTTGACTtcaacaataattttttagttttttagaaaagagtttttcaacgagcttctcatttttcttaaaaatattattttagtttCTCGAGAAACTACTTCTCTAAAATCTCGCTGGTTCTGTTTTCTAGCTTCAGCTTTTAGCACAGTACTAGTTACCCACGGTCCGAGGGAGATTTCTGTGCTGGAGGTGGGAACCGGTGACtatcatttttgtttttgtgagAGACGGTGACTATCATTTTTGGGCCATGTGGCTTAAGCCCTGTTTGCTAGAGGCAACTAATACTGTGTGCAGCAGGTCAACTAGTACTGTGCAACGGTCGGTAGGCCGCGACACCACCACCCCGCAGGCGCAGCTGCCCCTAACGTACACTTGCCAACGATTCAAATCGAACCGACCCCACCACCGAAAGCTGCTGCAAATGCAATTACACTCCCTGCCTCCCTCTCCGCCTCCCCACACGATCCATCCGAATTCGAAAAGGCGACACCAATCCGATTCCGATCCGCCCTTGTGAGCCCCCCCAATCCACCGCAGCCTACTACCCCGCCCAGATCTGATCCAATTTTCAATTTTGTAACAGCCACCAATGGGAGCCGAACCGGACTgttcgccaccgccgccgccggagctgTCGCCGGAGCCGGAGATCTCTGGCCACGACCACCGGGTAAGCACCGAAGCGTCAGCTCTGTCTTCCTCCTCCCACTGTATGCCAGATGGATCGATTCGGTGAAAGATTCTATTTTTTATGTGCGTGGGAGCAGGGATGGAAGGCGGACATGATGTCGGCGCTGGGGGAATCGGTCTCCTTCGGGCGGTTCCTCTCGGAGCCGCTCGAGTGGGGGAAGTGGTCGGCGTTCGCGCACAACCGCTACCTCGAGGAGGCTTCGAGGCAGTCGCGCCCGGGTTCCGTGGCCCAGAAGAAGGCGTTCTTCGAGGCGCACTACGCCAGGAAGCGCAAGAGCGAGGCCGACGCcgccgatgatgatgatgaggaccgcgccgatgatgatgatgaggaccgAGCCGGTGGTGATGGCGCCCTGGAGGCGGCGTACGGCGGTGCCACCTCGTCGTCGGTGACGGAGTCTTCCTGTATGACGGATGAGGCACCAGGGGAGGAGATGAGCGGCGGTGTCGATGCCGGTGATGAGGATTGCAGTGGCAGTGGCGGTGATGGGCCGGTGGGAGTttcggaggaggtggaggccatCACCGATGCGGTTGGTCCTTTCAGGATGGATGCAGCCGCGGATGAATTGTGTCACATGAATGGTGAGGCACATGTTGATGGAGTAATTCATTGCTTGCAATCGCAGGAGAAGCAAGATTTGTGCACCGGTAATTTGGTGGCTGCTGATGCGGTAGAGAAGCAACCGTTGAAGGTGATTGATACGTTGTCATAGGAAATTCTTTTTGTGACAATGTGCAGTTAAATTACTTACTTGATTGTTAACATGACATGCATACGTTGCAGGAAATTTCTATTGTTAATCAGGATATCACAGATTCAGTCAAGAAAAGGAGGCTCCACATGTCGTCGCTGCTTCAGAAACCGACC
Proteins encoded:
- the LOC133905745 gene encoding protein WVD2-like 7 isoform X2, coding for MGAEPDCSPPPPPELSPEPEISGHDHRGWKADMMSALGESVSFGRFLSEPLEWGKWSAFAHNRYLEEASRQSRPGSVAQKKAFFEAHYARKRKSEADAADDDDEDRADDDDEDRAGGDGALEAAYGGATSSSVTESSCMTDEAPGEEMSGGVDAGDEDCSGSGGDGPVGVSEEVEAITDAVGPFRMDAAADELCHMNGEAHVDGVIHCLQSQEKQDLCTGNLVAADAVEKQPLKEISIVNQDITDSVKKRRLHMSSLLQKPTKFSSPPSGKKGQSSSVKRRSLLHSAMENTAPPGTDSSNQAATSVPKKRSTLTALHMSMSFTRCETGNAASSLRNIGTTIAERISQLESGSRPVEKTQPEEFRQPRKTFSRALPEIAPRTSQVEEPRSTHVTRVKEMLFGLTSPSVHQKTGITKEKERKFNNEPGFKESRQSFCFKARPLPNFYRKSKQAKESSQQ
- the LOC133905745 gene encoding protein WVD2-like 7 isoform X1; amino-acid sequence: MGAEPDCSPPPPPELSPEPEISGHDHRGWKADMMSALGESVSFGRFLSEPLEWGKWSAFAHNRYLEEASRQSRPGSVAQKKAFFEAHYARKRKSEADAADDDDEDRADDDDEDRAGGDGALEAAYGGATSSSVTESSCMTDEAPGEEMSGGVDAGDEDCSGSGGDGPVGVSEEVEAITDAVGPFRMDAAADELCHMNGEAHVDGVIHCLQSQEKQDLCTGNLVAADAVEKQPLKEISIVNQDITDSVKKRRLHMSSLLQKPTKFSSPPSGKKGQSSSVKRRSLLHSAMENTAPPGTDSSNQAATSVPKKRSTLTALHMSMSFTRCETGNAASSLRNIGTTIAERISQLESGSRPVEKTQPEEFRQPRKTFSRALPEIAPRTSQVEEPRSTHVTRVKEMLFGLTSPSVHQKTGITKEKERKFNNEPGFKESRQSFCFKARPLPNFYRKSKQAKESSQQTAQEIQHLPNSDHLLSHAHQMSQGVSEEKQICCFPIRKLY